A section of the Streptomyces sp. NBC_01591 genome encodes:
- a CDS encoding RidA family protein has protein sequence MTEKIALTPSTHTTPPAKFSHGVKKGNILQVAGQVGFLPAVEGQAPTPAGPTLREQTLQTFANVKAILEEGGASWDDVMMMRVYLTDVDHFAEMNEIYNSYFGEQNLKAAPAARTTVYVGLPKGLLIEIDALAVLG, from the coding sequence ATGACCGAGAAGATCGCCCTCACCCCGAGCACTCACACCACGCCCCCCGCGAAGTTCTCGCACGGGGTGAAGAAGGGGAACATCCTCCAGGTCGCCGGCCAGGTCGGCTTCCTGCCCGCCGTCGAGGGCCAGGCCCCGACCCCCGCCGGTCCGACGCTGCGCGAGCAGACCCTCCAGACCTTCGCCAACGTCAAGGCGATCCTGGAGGAGGGCGGCGCGAGCTGGGACGACGTGATGATGATGCGCGTCTACCTCACGGACGTGGACCACTTCGCCGAGATGAACGAGATCTACAACTCCTACTTCGGCGAGCAGAACCTCAAGGCGGCTCCCGCCGCCCGCACCACGGTCTACGTCGGCCTCCCCAAGGGCCTGCTCATCGAGATCGACGCGCTCGCGGTACTCGGCTGA